One region of Bacillus zhangzhouensis genomic DNA includes:
- the trpD gene encoding anthranilate phosphoribosyltransferase codes for MNHRLSALVNGGFLSENEANKLMHDMMSGSLTDAEVAASLSILAHRGETAEEMTGFVKAMRQHAVPMERSLDVVDTCGTGGDGLSTFNISTAAAIVASAAGAKIAKHGNRSVSSKSGSADVLECLGIHIQSTPEETRRQIQEKNMGFLFAPLYHSSMKQVATVRKQLGFRTVFNLLGPLCHPMQAKKQIIGVYSKEKAKLMAKALAPLEPEHVLFVCGEDGLDELTITANSYVIELKKDVMTEYTLNPEDFGLQKGYLSDIQVQSPEESAKLIQNILNHQTEGAPLHITALNAGAALYVAGKSESLMAGTLKAIETIKNGAAKKQLARLKQKTREEEIYA; via the coding sequence ATGAATCACCGACTCTCAGCTCTTGTTAATGGAGGCTTTTTATCAGAAAATGAAGCAAATAAACTCATGCATGATATGATGAGCGGCTCTTTAACAGATGCTGAAGTCGCTGCTAGTCTCTCGATTTTAGCGCATAGAGGAGAAACCGCTGAAGAAATGACGGGTTTTGTGAAAGCCATGCGGCAACATGCAGTACCAATGGAACGATCGCTTGATGTTGTTGATACTTGCGGCACAGGTGGCGATGGACTCTCCACCTTTAATATATCAACTGCCGCTGCCATTGTCGCTTCCGCCGCTGGAGCCAAAATCGCCAAACATGGAAATCGATCAGTTTCTTCTAAAAGCGGGAGTGCCGATGTACTAGAGTGTCTTGGAATTCACATTCAATCCACACCAGAAGAAACAAGAAGACAAATACAAGAGAAAAACATGGGCTTTTTATTTGCGCCATTGTATCATTCATCTATGAAACAAGTAGCTACCGTCCGCAAGCAGCTTGGCTTCCGGACGGTATTTAATCTATTAGGTCCGCTTTGCCACCCAATGCAAGCAAAAAAGCAAATCATCGGTGTCTACTCAAAGGAAAAGGCAAAATTAATGGCAAAAGCCCTTGCACCATTAGAGCCAGAACATGTGCTGTTTGTTTGCGGAGAAGATGGGCTGGATGAATTAACAATTACAGCAAATTCATATGTGATTGAACTCAAAAAAGATGTCATGACAGAATATACACTCAATCCAGAAGACTTTGGGCTGCAAAAAGGATATTTATCAGATATTCAGGTCCAATCACCGGAAGAGAGCGCCAAATTGATTCAGAATATATTGAATCATCAAACAGAAGGGGCGCCGCTTCATATTACAGCCCTGAATGCTGGAGCGGCTTTATATGTCGCAGGGAAGTCAGAAAGCCTCATGGCCGGAACATTAAAAGCGATTGAAACGATTAAAAACGGTGCAGCCAAAAAACAATTGGCTCGTTTAAAACAAAAAACGAGAGAGGAAGAGATCTATGCTTAA
- the trpC gene encoding indole-3-glycerol phosphate synthase TrpC → MLNQIIARKKEHIQTLQLPVDGHFERRSFKEALMNPHRSIGLIAEVKKASPSKGIIQPNFDPLQTAKAYDKSNADCLSVLTDEPFFQGKNESLSLIKKHVDRPILRKDFIIDSIQVEESRRIGADAILLIGEVLEPQKLHELYAEANEKGLDVLVEVHAADTLEKILKLFTPEIIGVNNRNLNTFTTTVEQTKEIAPFVPHEVLLVSESGIQTFDDLTFVKKHGAGAVLVGESLMREQSQEQAVQTLFGE, encoded by the coding sequence ATGCTTAATCAAATCATTGCCCGCAAAAAAGAACATATCCAAACATTGCAGTTACCAGTAGATGGACACTTTGAAAGACGATCATTTAAAGAAGCACTTATGAATCCTCATCGATCAATTGGTCTAATTGCTGAGGTGAAAAAGGCGTCTCCTTCCAAAGGAATCATTCAACCCAATTTTGATCCTTTACAAACAGCAAAAGCTTACGATAAATCAAACGCTGATTGCTTATCTGTTTTAACGGATGAACCGTTCTTTCAAGGGAAAAACGAATCCTTATCCCTCATTAAAAAACACGTCGATCGTCCAATTTTAAGAAAAGATTTCATCATTGACTCCATACAGGTAGAAGAGTCAAGACGTATAGGGGCAGATGCCATTTTATTAATTGGAGAAGTTCTTGAGCCGCAAAAGCTGCACGAGCTCTATGCTGAAGCGAACGAGAAAGGTCTTGATGTCCTTGTCGAAGTACATGCAGCAGATACACTGGAAAAGATTTTAAAGTTATTCACTCCTGAAATCATTGGAGTGAACAACCGGAATTTAAATACATTTACAACAACAGTTGAACAAACAAAAGAAATCGCCCCTTTCGTTCCACACGAGGTCTTACTAGTGAGTGAGAGCGGTATTCAAACATTTGATGATCTAACCTTTGTGAAGAAACATGGAGCGGGTGCAGTCCTTGTAGGAGAATCATTAATGAGAGAACAATCACAGGAACAAGCTGTTCAGACATTGTTTGGAGAATGA
- the trpA gene encoding tryptophan synthase subunit alpha, with protein sequence MIRLEQGEKLFIPFITAGDPSEAITIDLAISLQAAGAHAIELGVPYSDPLADGPVIQRASKRALNHGMNIVKAIELAGKMKKNGVKIPVILFTYYNPVLQLDTEYFFALLRKNHISGLLTPDLPFEESSELQKNCQTHDISYISLVAPTSKERLVNIIEQAEGFVYCVSSLGVTGIRQSFDASITDFIQQVKQLSHIPVVVGFGISTREQVDSMNKLSDGVVVGSALVKKIEELQEQLLASDKRQEALREFETYAKTFSPLYSFK encoded by the coding sequence ATGATTAGGTTAGAGCAAGGTGAGAAATTATTTATCCCATTTATCACAGCGGGAGATCCGTCAGAAGCCATCACCATTGATTTAGCTATCTCTCTTCAAGCCGCTGGTGCACATGCGATTGAACTCGGTGTTCCTTATTCCGACCCATTAGCGGACGGTCCTGTCATTCAAAGAGCCTCCAAAAGAGCTCTAAATCATGGCATGAATATCGTAAAAGCGATAGAATTAGCAGGGAAGATGAAAAAAAACGGAGTGAAAATTCCTGTAATTCTATTTACGTATTATAATCCTGTGTTACAATTAGACACAGAATACTTTTTCGCTTTACTGCGCAAAAATCATATTTCGGGACTCTTAACACCCGACTTGCCGTTTGAAGAGAGCAGTGAGCTACAAAAGAACTGTCAAACACATGACATTTCTTATATTTCACTCGTTGCTCCAACAAGCAAGGAACGATTAGTAAACATTATAGAGCAGGCAGAAGGTTTTGTGTATTGTGTTTCATCTCTTGGTGTAACAGGTATCAGACAATCCTTTGACGCGTCAATTACAGATTTTATTCAACAAGTGAAACAGCTGAGTCACATACCGGTTGTAGTCGGTTTTGGCATCTCAACAAGAGAGCAGGTAGACTCAATGAATAAACTGAGTGACGGTGTCGTTGTCGGGAGTGCACTTGTGAAAAAAATAGAAGAGCTTCAAGAGCAATTGCTGGCAAGTGATAAACGTCAAGAGGCTTTACGAGAATTTGAAACATATGCCAAAACATTTAGTCCCCTCTATTCATTCAAATGA
- the trpB gene encoding tryptophan synthase subunit beta: protein MYAYPNEIGRYGEFGGKFVPETLMQPLAEIEQAFRELKEDPAFQAEYVSLLRNYSGRPTALTYADQLTAYFGGAKIYLKREDLNHTGAHKINNALGQALLAKKMGKSNIIAETGAGQHGVAAATVAAKFGLSCTVFMGKEDVERQSLNVFRMKLLGAEVIPVTSGNGTLKDATNEAIRYWVQHCRDHFYMIGSVVGPHPYPQIVSEFQRMIGDEAKEQLLEKEGRLPHKVIACVGGGSNAIGMYRAFLDEEADIIGVEAGGKGIDTPLHAATITKGTKGVIHGSLTYLIQDEFGQIIEPYSISAGLDYPGIGPEHAYLHASGRVQYVSATDQEALDALKLLTEKEGILPAIESAHALAKAFEVSKAMNEDEIVLVCLSGRGDKDVHTLMNVLESEGKTK, encoded by the coding sequence ATGTACGCATATCCAAATGAGATTGGCAGATACGGAGAATTCGGAGGGAAATTTGTTCCGGAAACGCTCATGCAGCCACTTGCAGAAATCGAGCAGGCATTTCGTGAATTAAAAGAAGATCCTGCTTTTCAAGCAGAATATGTATCACTACTTCGAAACTATTCAGGCAGACCAACTGCGCTTACATATGCTGACCAATTAACAGCATACTTTGGCGGCGCAAAAATCTATTTAAAAAGAGAAGATTTAAACCACACAGGTGCTCATAAAATTAACAATGCGCTTGGGCAAGCTCTGCTTGCGAAAAAAATGGGGAAATCAAACATCATCGCGGAAACAGGTGCAGGCCAGCACGGAGTAGCTGCTGCAACGGTGGCCGCAAAGTTCGGGTTATCCTGCACGGTATTTATGGGAAAAGAAGATGTGGAAAGACAATCACTCAATGTCTTCCGAATGAAACTGCTTGGCGCTGAAGTCATACCTGTCACAAGCGGGAATGGCACATTAAAAGATGCTACCAACGAAGCCATCCGCTATTGGGTTCAGCACTGTCGTGATCATTTTTATATGATCGGTTCCGTTGTAGGCCCTCATCCGTATCCTCAAATCGTCAGCGAGTTCCAGCGGATGATTGGTGATGAAGCAAAAGAGCAGCTGCTTGAAAAAGAAGGAAGGCTTCCTCATAAAGTCATTGCCTGTGTCGGCGGCGGAAGTAATGCCATTGGAATGTACCGGGCGTTTTTAGATGAAGAGGCAGATATCATTGGTGTAGAGGCAGGTGGAAAAGGAATCGATACGCCGCTCCATGCTGCAACCATCACGAAAGGAACTAAAGGTGTGATCCACGGGTCTTTGACATATTTAATCCAAGACGAATTTGGCCAAATTATTGAGCCATATTCTATTTCTGCTGGTTTAGATTATCCGGGAATTGGACCAGAGCACGCATATTTACATGCGAGCGGACGGGTTCAATATGTGAGTGCGACAGATCAAGAAGCACTAGATGCTCTAAAGCTGCTGACAGAAAAAGAAGGTATTCTTCCAGCGATTGAATCTGCACATGCATTAGCCAAGGCGTTTGAAGTAAGCAAAGCGATGAATGAAGATGAAATCGTCCTTGTCTGCCTGTCAGGAAGAGGCGATAAAGATGTGCATACATTAATGAACGTGCTTGAAAGTGAGGGGAAAACAAAATGA
- the trpE gene encoding anthranilate synthase component I — protein sequence MNSQSNLIQFLKDSESHKTIPIVETIKVDTLSPIQIVEKLKQDIVYLLESKDESSSWSRYSFIGLHPFLTLHDDQNKYVARNAAGQEVMQKQELKELLDWMKDQYQIKTPDIDIPFKGGAVGYLSYDLIPNIEPSVRPHRSASLAENCTLFVCQTMIAFDHETNHVHFIQYTQLTGQETEDEKIRAYKKKQKQLEQMIHKLHTRIDMKELILSANMNEPPSFEHVTSTYEKAQFLKDVEKIKEYIRAGDIFQGVLSQRFDIPVSVSSFELYRVLRIVNPSPYMYFMKLKDRDLVGSSPERLIHAKNGHLEIHPIAGTRKRGRTREEDAELARDLLEDEKEKAEHYMLVDLARNDVGRVAEYGSVSVPTFTKVVNFSHVMHIISIVTGKLKRDTHPVDALMSAFPAGTLTGAPKIRAMQLLNEMEPEPRETYGGCIAYIGFDGNIDSCITIRTMSVKNQTASIQAGAGIVADSVPENEWEETCNKAGALLKAIQLAEHIFSEKESVQDESPTLSSC from the coding sequence ATGAATTCCCAATCCAACTTGATTCAATTTTTAAAGGACAGTGAGTCCCACAAAACGATCCCAATCGTTGAAACCATCAAAGTCGATACGCTCTCGCCGATTCAAATTGTTGAAAAACTCAAACAAGATATTGTGTATTTGCTAGAAAGCAAAGATGAGTCTTCCAGCTGGTCGAGATATTCCTTCATTGGATTACACCCGTTTTTAACCTTACATGATGACCAAAACAAATACGTTGCACGTAACGCTGCGGGGCAGGAAGTCATGCAAAAGCAAGAGCTGAAAGAACTGCTGGATTGGATGAAAGATCAATATCAAATCAAAACGCCAGATATTGATATCCCATTTAAAGGCGGGGCTGTTGGGTACTTAAGCTACGATCTGATCCCAAACATTGAACCTTCTGTCAGGCCTCACCGCAGCGCATCGCTGGCAGAAAATTGCACTTTATTTGTCTGCCAAACGATGATTGCCTTTGATCATGAAACAAATCATGTTCATTTTATCCAGTACACTCAGCTCACCGGACAAGAAACAGAAGACGAAAAAATACGCGCTTACAAAAAAAAACAAAAACAGCTTGAACAGATGATTCACAAGCTCCATACAAGGATTGATATGAAAGAACTGATTTTATCAGCGAATATGAATGAGCCGCCATCCTTTGAACATGTGACGTCAACCTATGAAAAAGCGCAATTTTTAAAAGACGTAGAAAAAATCAAAGAGTACATTCGAGCGGGTGACATTTTCCAAGGCGTACTCTCGCAGCGATTTGATATCCCTGTATCAGTGAGTTCATTTGAGTTATACCGTGTGCTTCGGATTGTGAATCCATCTCCATATATGTATTTTATGAAATTAAAAGATCGTGATTTAGTCGGCAGCTCGCCAGAACGATTAATCCATGCTAAAAACGGGCATTTAGAAATTCATCCTATTGCTGGCACAAGAAAACGAGGAAGAACAAGAGAAGAGGATGCTGAGCTAGCAAGAGATCTGCTTGAAGATGAAAAGGAAAAAGCCGAGCATTACATGTTAGTGGATCTTGCCAGAAATGATGTAGGCCGTGTGGCAGAATACGGCAGTGTGTCCGTACCGACTTTTACAAAAGTAGTGAATTTTTCACATGTCATGCACATCATCTCCATTGTGACAGGAAAGCTAAAGCGGGATACACATCCAGTCGATGCACTCATGTCTGCATTCCCAGCAGGTACATTAACAGGTGCTCCGAAAATAAGAGCGATGCAATTATTAAATGAAATGGAGCCTGAACCAAGGGAAACGTATGGCGGCTGTATTGCCTATATTGGATTCGACGGCAATATCGACTCCTGTATTACCATTCGTACGATGAGCGTCAAAAATCAGACCGCTTCTATACAAGCAGGCGCCGGCATTGTGGCTGATTCTGTCCCAGAAAACGAATGGGAAGAGACTTGTAACAAGGCAGGAGCACTTCTAAAAGCCATTCAGCTTGCGGAACATATTTTCTCAGAAAAGGAGAGTGTGCAGGATGAATCACCGACTCTCAGCTCTTGTTAA
- the aroA gene encoding 3-phosphoshikimate 1-carboxyvinyltransferase: MKIHKHAPMNGEIHIPGDKSISHRSVMFGAIADGTTVVKNFLPGADCLSTIDCFRKMGVEIEQKGTDVVIHGKGLKELKEPSDILDVGNSGTTIRLMMGILAGCEFHSTLIGDESIAKRPMKRVTGPLKQLGAKIDGRANGEYTPLSIRGGHLKGISYKSPVASAQIKSAVLLAGLQAEGTTTLTEPHKSRDHTERMLSMFGVKLDEDEQSVSIEGGQTLTATDIFVPGDISSAAFFLVAGSIVPNSRIVLKNVGLNKTRTGIIDVLKLMGANLEINEIDAKGGEPYGDLTISTSSLKGIEISGDMISRLIDEIPIIALLATQAEGTTIIKDAAELKVKETNRIDTVVSELKKLGAEIEATDDGMKIHGKTALQGGAVVSSYGDHRIGMMLGIAACITKQAIEIEDTDAVRVSYPNFFEHIEYLTKTV, encoded by the coding sequence ATGAAAATTCATAAACATGCTCCTATGAATGGAGAAATTCATATCCCAGGGGATAAATCTATTTCACATAGATCAGTGATGTTTGGTGCAATTGCTGATGGGACCACAGTAGTGAAGAACTTTCTTCCAGGAGCTGATTGTTTAAGTACGATCGATTGCTTTAGAAAGATGGGCGTTGAAATTGAACAAAAAGGGACAGATGTTGTCATCCATGGTAAGGGACTGAAAGAGCTCAAGGAGCCGTCAGACATTCTCGATGTGGGTAATTCTGGTACAACCATTCGATTAATGATGGGCATATTAGCTGGCTGTGAGTTTCACAGTACACTAATCGGTGATGAGAGTATTGCCAAAAGACCAATGAAACGTGTAACGGGTCCGCTAAAACAACTAGGAGCCAAAATAGACGGCAGAGCAAATGGCGAGTATACACCACTGTCTATTCGTGGGGGTCATTTAAAAGGCATCTCTTATAAGTCTCCGGTGGCAAGTGCACAAATTAAGTCGGCTGTCCTTTTAGCTGGTCTTCAAGCAGAGGGAACAACGACGTTAACTGAACCTCATAAATCAAGAGATCATACAGAAAGAATGCTCTCTATGTTTGGTGTAAAACTAGATGAAGATGAACAAAGTGTTTCCATTGAAGGCGGCCAAACATTAACAGCAACAGATATATTTGTTCCTGGAGACATCTCTTCGGCTGCATTTTTCCTTGTAGCTGGATCAATCGTTCCTAATAGCCGGATTGTCTTAAAAAATGTCGGGCTAAACAAAACAAGAACAGGTATTATTGATGTACTGAAACTTATGGGTGCAAATCTTGAGATCAATGAAATAGATGCCAAAGGCGGAGAACCGTATGGTGATTTAACGATTTCTACTTCATCATTAAAAGGGATTGAAATTTCTGGTGACATGATTTCAAGACTCATCGATGAAATTCCGATTATTGCGCTTCTTGCGACCCAAGCAGAAGGAACAACAATCATTAAAGATGCTGCTGAGTTAAAAGTAAAAGAAACGAATCGAATTGATACAGTCGTATCAGAACTTAAAAAACTCGGTGCTGAAATTGAAGCAACAGATGATGGTATGAAGATCCATGGTAAAACTGCACTTCAAGGCGGCGCAGTCGTCTCAAGCTACGGAGATCACCGTATTGGGATGATGCTGGGAATTGCGGCATGTATAACAAAGCAAGCAATTGAGATTGAGGATACAGATGCTGTTCGTGTCTCATACCCAAATTTCTTTGAACACATTGAATATTTAACGAAAACAGTCTGA
- a CDS encoding prephenate dehydrogenase yields the protein MNDANETILIAGLGLIGGSIALSIKKEYPHKKIIGFDVSKEQMVAATKLGIIDATADSFLAGLEESSTIILATPVQQTVKMLSDIADSGIERELTITDVGSTKQKVVHFAEKALPEHYQFIGGHPMAGSHKSGVIAAKDFLFENAFYILTPAKETNRQAVDRLMDLLKGTNAHFIEMTPEEHDAVTSVISHFPHIVAASLVHQAHHFEEQFPLVKRFAAGGFRDITRIASSNPAMWRDILLHNKHKILDRFHEWKKEINRIETFVQQEDAEGLFSYFQDAKEYRDGLPLRKKGAIPAFYDLYVDVPDHPGVISEITGHLASENISITNIRIIETREDINGILRISFQTDDDRKRAEICIKNRANYDTFYAD from the coding sequence ATGAATGATGCAAACGAAACAATATTAATCGCTGGACTCGGTTTAATTGGAGGGTCCATTGCACTCTCGATTAAAAAAGAATATCCTCATAAAAAAATTATAGGCTTTGATGTTTCCAAAGAGCAAATGGTTGCTGCAACAAAACTGGGAATTATTGATGCAACAGCTGATTCATTTCTGGCTGGTTTAGAAGAATCTTCGACCATTATTTTGGCAACACCTGTCCAGCAAACAGTAAAGATGCTTAGTGATATTGCAGACTCTGGAATTGAAAGAGAGCTCACAATCACTGATGTCGGCAGCACAAAGCAAAAGGTCGTTCATTTTGCTGAAAAAGCGCTACCTGAGCATTACCAATTTATTGGTGGACATCCAATGGCAGGCTCTCATAAGTCAGGTGTTATTGCGGCAAAAGACTTTTTATTTGAAAATGCGTTCTACATTTTAACGCCTGCAAAGGAAACAAACCGTCAAGCTGTTGATCGGTTGATGGATTTGTTAAAGGGGACAAATGCTCATTTTATCGAGATGACACCAGAAGAACATGATGCTGTGACAAGTGTTATCAGCCATTTTCCTCATATTGTTGCAGCCAGCCTTGTGCATCAAGCACATCATTTTGAAGAACAATTCCCCCTTGTTAAACGGTTTGCCGCTGGAGGTTTTCGTGATATCACCCGAATTGCTTCAAGTAATCCTGCAATGTGGCGGGATATCCTCCTGCACAATAAACACAAGATTTTAGACCGATTCCATGAATGGAAAAAAGAGATTAACCGCATTGAGACCTTCGTACAGCAAGAAGATGCTGAAGGATTGTTCTCTTATTTTCAAGATGCAAAGGAATATCGGGATGGACTTCCTCTAAGGAAAAAAGGAGCCATTCCTGCTTTTTATGATCTATATGTCGATGTTCCGGATCACCCTGGGGTCATTTCAGAGATTACAGGGCATCTAGCAAGTGAAAACATTAGTATTACAAATATCCGTATCATTGAGACGCGGGAAGACATTAATGGGATTTTACGCATTAGTTTTCAAACAGATGACGACCGCAAGCGTGCAGAAATCTGTATAAAAAATAGAGCGAATTACGATACATTTTATGCTGACTGA
- a CDS encoding phosphoribosylanthranilate isomerase: MNRMKPYLKYCGAVSQEDVECIAQSHADAIGFIFAPSKRQVHPAQVKQWLIQTKCEKKIAGVFVNEKIQKVCEITHDIPLDIVQLHGDETQDDAKEIKQQTGAVVWKVFHHEPNIKNTLEKMTAFAPVVDGFLIDAKVKGMRGGSGTAFAWAAVPAYVQQAKRLEKTCVIAGGITPETIAELLAYGPEAIDLSSGIEENGKKSSAKIEALEERMLNDVRISK, encoded by the coding sequence ATGAACAGGATGAAGCCTTATTTAAAATATTGCGGGGCAGTATCACAAGAAGATGTGGAATGCATTGCGCAATCTCACGCAGATGCCATCGGATTTATTTTTGCTCCAAGCAAAAGACAAGTCCATCCAGCCCAAGTGAAACAATGGCTCATCCAAACAAAGTGTGAGAAAAAGATTGCCGGTGTATTTGTAAATGAAAAGATCCAAAAAGTGTGCGAAATCACACATGATATTCCTTTAGATATCGTACAGCTCCATGGAGATGAAACGCAGGATGACGCAAAAGAAATCAAACAACAAACAGGGGCTGTCGTTTGGAAAGTGTTCCACCACGAACCTAATATAAAAAACACGCTTGAAAAAATGACGGCATTTGCACCTGTTGTCGATGGCTTCCTCATTGATGCGAAAGTAAAAGGGATGAGAGGCGGCTCTGGAACAGCTTTTGCTTGGGCGGCGGTGCCTGCATACGTTCAGCAGGCAAAACGGCTGGAGAAAACTTGCGTAATTGCGGGCGGTATCACACCAGAAACGATAGCAGAGCTTCTTGCCTATGGCCCAGAAGCAATCGATCTTTCAAGTGGAATAGAAGAAAACGGGAAGAAAAGCAGTGCTAAGATCGAAGCGCTTGAAGAAAGGATGTTAAATGATGTACGCATATCCAAATGA
- the aroH gene encoding chorismate mutase: MMFRGIRGATTVIEDTETEVLNKTKQLLEAIISRNQVDPERVVQILISATQDIHSVFPAKALRQFEGWTYVPVTCMQELDIDGGLKQCIRVLMTVQTDTKQEDIQHVYLEEAVTLRPDLQLTKNKEL, from the coding sequence ATGATGTTTCGCGGGATACGTGGGGCTACAACTGTGATAGAAGATACAGAAACAGAAGTGTTAAACAAAACGAAACAGCTGCTAGAAGCGATCATTTCAAGAAACCAAGTAGATCCAGAACGTGTCGTGCAGATCTTGATTTCAGCTACACAAGATATTCACTCCGTTTTTCCGGCAAAAGCACTTCGTCAGTTTGAAGGATGGACATATGTACCTGTTACTTGTATGCAGGAACTGGACATTGATGGCGGTTTAAAACAATGTATTCGTGTCTTAATGACTGTCCAGACAGATACAAAGCAGGAAGACATACAGCATGTGTACTTGGAAGAAGCTGTGACGCTTCGCCCTGATTTACAGTTGACAAAAAACAAGGAATTATAA
- the hisC gene encoding histidinol-phosphate transaminase, whose product MQIKDQLKQLKPYQPGKPIEEVKKEYQLDKIVKLASNENPFGCSVHAREAIQAELEHLAIYPDGYSASLRTELADFLQVGEKQLIFGNGSDELVQIIARAFLDQHTNTVIPSPSFPQYRHNAVIEHAEIREVPLLDGGAHDLKGMLDAIDENTKVVWVCNPNNPTGNHLSESELVAFLDEVPVHVLVVLDEAYVEYVRAEDFPNSLSLLHSYQNVIVLRTFSKAYGLAALRVGYGIASEELITAIEPAREPFNTSRIAQAAARAAIKDQDFIQSCRQKNEAGLKQYEDFAERFGLYIYPSQTNFVLIDFKRDADELFNALLKKGYIVRSGKALGFPTSLRITVGTTEQNEEILSTLADLMQGIRA is encoded by the coding sequence TTGCAAATCAAAGATCAATTAAAACAGCTAAAGCCGTATCAGCCTGGGAAACCAATTGAAGAGGTCAAAAAAGAATATCAATTAGACAAAATTGTGAAATTGGCTTCAAATGAAAACCCTTTTGGATGTTCCGTCCATGCAAGAGAAGCGATACAGGCTGAGCTCGAACATTTAGCGATTTATCCAGATGGATACAGCGCAAGTTTAAGAACGGAGCTGGCCGATTTTCTTCAAGTAGGTGAAAAACAATTAATTTTCGGGAACGGCTCAGATGAACTTGTGCAAATTATTGCGAGAGCATTCCTTGACCAACATACAAATACCGTCATCCCATCTCCATCTTTTCCGCAATACCGTCACAATGCAGTGATTGAACATGCTGAAATTCGAGAAGTGCCTCTTTTAGATGGAGGAGCTCACGATCTGAAGGGCATGCTGGATGCGATTGATGAAAACACGAAGGTTGTCTGGGTATGTAATCCAAATAACCCGACGGGAAATCATTTGTCAGAATCTGAGCTTGTGGCGTTTTTAGACGAAGTGCCAGTTCACGTGCTTGTTGTACTAGATGAAGCGTATGTCGAATACGTTCGTGCGGAAGATTTTCCAAATAGTTTATCTTTATTACACTCATATCAAAATGTCATTGTACTTCGAACGTTTTCTAAAGCGTATGGACTTGCAGCGCTTCGAGTAGGCTACGGGATTGCGTCAGAAGAGCTGATTACTGCCATTGAGCCAGCAAGAGAGCCGTTTAATACTAGCCGTATCGCTCAGGCAGCTGCTCGTGCAGCAATAAAAGATCAAGACTTCATTCAATCATGCAGACAGAAAAACGAAGCAGGCCTCAAACAATATGAAGATTTTGCTGAACGTTTTGGACTATATATCTATCCATCTCAAACAAACTTTGTGCTGATTGATTTTAAAAGAGATGCAGATGAATTGTTCAATGCATTATTGAAAAAAGGCTACATTGTTCGTTCTGGGAAAGCACTTGGTTTTCCGACTTCTTTACGTATTACCGTTGGAACAACAGAGCAAAATGAAGAAATTCTAAGTACTCTTGCCGATTTAATGCAAGGCATTCGTGCGTAG